A segment of the Echinicola strongylocentroti genome:
AGAATCCATATAGAGCCAAAAGTTTCTCATCCTCCAGAAATATTGCTTGTCCTTTTTTTCAACGAGGCTTCCGTATGATGCATCAGTTGATAGGCTAATACATATTCCGTGTTATGATTATCCCCAATGATACCAGTAATCACAGAAAAGCCTTGCTTCATTCTGGGTGTTCTGTGCGTTCCGTGAGAAATAAAACTTACTGGCAATAAAGCGTATAATCAGATTCCGTGTTCATAAATTTTAATTATTTTATTTTTGTTCAGGGTGTGATTGTAGTATGTTATTCTGTTTTTTGAATGGTTGAAAATGAGTTTTATGTCTTTTTTTGGTGTATGAAAAGTATTGTGGTGTGTATTACCTGTTTTTGGTGTTTTTTATTTTTCTTTTTAATGGGTTATATTATTTCCAGTTTAACTCATATTATGAATGAAAACGATTTTTCCAGCCTCTATAGTCAATCAAACAACTGAATATTATCAAGGCAAAATATCCGTAAGGTCAAAGGTCATTTATACCAGTGTACTCGTCGCTTTGGCCGTAATGTTGGTGAGTCTTCCTTTCATTTATGTGGATGTATCGGTGAGTGCTAGGGGTAGTTTTCAGACTTCCTTGGGACGAAATGAAATCCACGCGCCTGTTTCTGGCAGGGTATCTTCGATTAATATCGTCGAAAATGAGTCCGTAAAACAAGGGCAGGTACTGGCAGAGATCAAGTCGGACCAAGTGGATTTGGAGATTGACGGTGTGAACAGCCGGAAGGCGTTGGTACAGAATTTTATTGCTGACCTGCGTAAATTAATGAAGGTTAGTCCCAATCAGATAGATGATTTTTTGGGACGTACACTGACGACGAAGTATTATCAAGCAGCATTTTTTGAATATGTGTCAGGCGTACAGCAGCTACAAACGGTGCTCGAAAAAGAAAAACGTGACCTCAAACGTGCGAAGGTACTTTTTGATAGTAAGGCGATTTCGGCAGTCGACTATGATGAGTACAGGTCGAAGTTTGAGCAGTCTCTGGCCAATTTGGACATTTATCATAGTAAAAAAATCTCTTCTTGGGAACAGGAGTTACGCGATTACCAGAATGAATTTGATGAGCTGGCCAATAGTAAAAAATTGCTCCGGGACCGGTTGCATCAATATAAGATCGTGGCGGGTGTTGCTGGGACGATCATTAACTTTGAGAATATTAAAATGGGGGATTTTGTATTTGCCAATCAAAAGATGGCTGAAATATCACCTGATAGCACCTTGAAGGCAGTGGCTTTTTTGGATCCAGCCGATATTGCTTTTGTCCAACCTGGCCAAAAGGTGAATTTTCAAGTGGACGCCTATGATTATAACCAATGGGGACTGTTGGAGGGAACGGTCGAAGAGATTGCCAAAGACATCAATATGATCAGTGAAAACGAAGTGGCATTTCGAGTTATTTGTAATTTGAGCAAGGAGGCGCTTTACCTAAAGAATGGCGTGGAGGGTGATGTGAAGAGGGGGATGACTTTTAATGGCCGGTTCCTAGTAGCCAGGCGTTCATTGTACCAATTGTTGTATGACAAAGTAGATGACTGGCTCAACCCAGCTTTGAAAAATTAATGAGAGTAGTTTCATGAGCAGAAGAATTAAGCAACGGGATATTACGGACTGTGGAGCGGCTTGCCTAGCCTCCATAGCGAGTAGCTATAAGCTGAACATGCCTATTTCTAAAATAAGGCAGCTGGCTTCTACCGATCAAAAAGGTACCAATGTGCTGGGGCTGATAGAGGCTGCCGAAGCGCTGGGATTTTCAGCCAAGGGGGTGCGGGGGAGTTTTGCAAGTTTGCACCAAATCCCAAAACCTGCCATAGCCCATGTGGTGATCAATAAGACCCTTCATCACTACATGGTGATTTATAATGTGTCCAAACGCCATGTCAAGGTGATGGATCCGGCTGAAGGCAGGATGAAGAAATTTCCCCATGATGAGTTTAAGGAGATTTGGTCAGGTGTACTGGTTTTGTTAATGCCCAATGAAGAATTCAAAGCTATGAATGGTACCGTGTCAGTGGTGGGACGGTTTTGGTACCTTATCAGTCCTCATAAAAGTGTGATGCTACAAGCTGTTTTTGGGGCGGGTATTTATACCATCCTTGGGCTGTCCACCTCCATTTACGTCCAGAAAATCATAGATAATGTCTTCATCAGTAGAAATACCAACTTGCTAAACCTGATGAGCGTGGGGATGATCCTATTGCTGCTTTTTCAGGTTTTTATTGGAGTGTATAAGTCTGTTTTCGTCCTTAAGACCGGCCAAAAAATCGATGCTAGGTTGATTTTGGGCTATTATAAGCATTTGTTGACCTTGCCGCAGCGGTTTTTTGATACCATGAGAGTGGGAGAGATCATTTCCCGTATCAATGATGCCGTGAAGATCAGGGCATTTATCAATGATGTATCTATCAACCTGGTGGTCAATGTGTTCATTGTGGTGTTCTCTTTTATGCTCATGTTTACATTTTATTGGAAACTGGCCCTGATCATGTTGATGATCGTCCCACTTTACTCTATTGTGTATATTATCACTAATCAGCTGAACAAGAAGGCAGAACGAAAACTGATGGAAAATACTGCTGAGCTCGAATCACAACTGGTGGAATCTATCCATTCGGTGGGAACGATCAAACAGTTTGGGGCTGAGGGGCACGCTAATATCCAGACGGAAGGCAAATTTGTGAATATGCTTGGGTCTATTTACCGCTCAGGGGTCAACAATGTGTTTTCTGCCAGTTCTTCTGAGTTTATTTCTCGTTTATTCACCATTATTCTATTATGGCTCGGGGCAGGCTATGTTTTGAAAAATGAAATTACTCCAGGGGAGTTGTTGTCTTTTTATGCCCTGATCGGTTACTTGACAGGGCCCTTGGTCGGGATTATTGGCATGAACAAAACCATCCAAAATGCCCTGATTGCTGCCGACAGGCTCTTTGAGATCATGGACCTAGAAGTGGAAGAGCAGAAAGAAAAGTTTACGATCGATAAGGAGGCCATTGGCCATATCACTTTTAATAATGTGAGCTTTAGGTACGGCTCCAGGGCGAAGGTCTTTGATGGGCTTAGTCTTGAGATTCCGAAAGGTAAGGTCACGGGCGTGGTAGGAGAGAGTGGTTCTGGAAAATCTACTTTGGTGGCGTTGTTGCAACACCTGTATCCGCTGGAGGCCGGCCATATAAAGATAGGGATTCATGATATAGCCTATATCGAGCATAGCTGTCTAAGGAAGATAGTGGGAGTGGTACCTCAGCGGGTGGACTTATTTGCAGGAAACCTCATTGATAATATTGCTTTGGGCGAATACCAGCCAGATATACAGAAAATCGTGGGGATATGTCACGAGCTTGGGATGATGGATTTTATTGAAGGTTTGCCCAATGGTTTTGCCACTTTCCTAGGAGAAAACGGTGCCTCCTTGTCAGGGGGGCAAAAGCAACGGGTGGCCATTGCCAGGGCATTTTATAGGGATCCTGAAATTATCGTGATGGATGAAGCCAATGCTTCCCTTGATCCTAAATCAGAAGAATACGTACAAAGGGCCATTCGTGCCTTGGTGAAAAATGGAAAAACCGTTGTTTTTATTACACACAGGCTTGCGGCAGTTAGGGATTTTGATTGTATTTTGGTATTGGAAAAAGGGAAACTGGTGGAAAAAGGGAACCATCATACACTGTTTTCCCAAGAAGGAGCCTATTATCAAATGCTCCAAAAACAGAACTTTGTATTGGATTAACCACGGACAGATTATGAATTTCATTAAACATATAGAAAGACTTCAGCTTATTAATAAACTGGTGAGAGAGGAAAAAACAGGCTCCCCAGAGGAACTTTCGGCACGTTTGGGAATTAGCAGGAGGCAGCTTTATAACCATTTGGAAAGCCTCAAGGATATGGGGCTTGAGGTGACCTTTTCCAGAAAAATCAATAGCTTCCACTATGTAGAGGAAAAGCATCTGGAAATGACCTTTACATTGAAGGTTATTGGGCCTGAAGAAACAGAAAATATTTATGGTGGGACCTATATTCCAATCATTCCAGAGTGGTGGCCGTTACCAGAG
Coding sequences within it:
- a CDS encoding helix-turn-helix domain-containing protein, with product MNFIKHIERLQLINKLVREEKTGSPEELSARLGISRRQLYNHLESLKDMGLEVTFSRKINSFHYVEEKHLEMTFTLKVIGPEETENIYGGTYIPIIPEWWPLPEWEWINEAV
- a CDS encoding HlyD family secretion protein, which translates into the protein MKTIFPASIVNQTTEYYQGKISVRSKVIYTSVLVALAVMLVSLPFIYVDVSVSARGSFQTSLGRNEIHAPVSGRVSSINIVENESVKQGQVLAEIKSDQVDLEIDGVNSRKALVQNFIADLRKLMKVSPNQIDDFLGRTLTTKYYQAAFFEYVSGVQQLQTVLEKEKRDLKRAKVLFDSKAISAVDYDEYRSKFEQSLANLDIYHSKKISSWEQELRDYQNEFDELANSKKLLRDRLHQYKIVAGVAGTIINFENIKMGDFVFANQKMAEISPDSTLKAVAFLDPADIAFVQPGQKVNFQVDAYDYNQWGLLEGTVEEIAKDINMISENEVAFRVICNLSKEALYLKNGVEGDVKRGMTFNGRFLVARRSLYQLLYDKVDDWLNPALKN
- a CDS encoding peptidase domain-containing ABC transporter, with the translated sequence MSRRIKQRDITDCGAACLASIASSYKLNMPISKIRQLASTDQKGTNVLGLIEAAEALGFSAKGVRGSFASLHQIPKPAIAHVVINKTLHHYMVIYNVSKRHVKVMDPAEGRMKKFPHDEFKEIWSGVLVLLMPNEEFKAMNGTVSVVGRFWYLISPHKSVMLQAVFGAGIYTILGLSTSIYVQKIIDNVFISRNTNLLNLMSVGMILLLLFQVFIGVYKSVFVLKTGQKIDARLILGYYKHLLTLPQRFFDTMRVGEIISRINDAVKIRAFINDVSINLVVNVFIVVFSFMLMFTFYWKLALIMLMIVPLYSIVYIITNQLNKKAERKLMENTAELESQLVESIHSVGTIKQFGAEGHANIQTEGKFVNMLGSIYRSGVNNVFSASSSEFISRLFTIILLWLGAGYVLKNEITPGELLSFYALIGYLTGPLVGIIGMNKTIQNALIAADRLFEIMDLEVEEQKEKFTIDKEAIGHITFNNVSFRYGSRAKVFDGLSLEIPKGKVTGVVGESGSGKSTLVALLQHLYPLEAGHIKIGIHDIAYIEHSCLRKIVGVVPQRVDLFAGNLIDNIALGEYQPDIQKIVGICHELGMMDFIEGLPNGFATFLGENGASLSGGQKQRVAIARAFYRDPEIIVMDEANASLDPKSEEYVQRAIRALVKNGKTVVFITHRLAAVRDFDCILVLEKGKLVEKGNHHTLFSQEGAYYQMLQKQNFVLD